In Desulfofustis limnaeus, the genomic stretch GCCGCCCCGTTGAGCAGCGCCGTATCGGTTACGCCCGCAATCTTGGTATGCAGATCGGCCAGGTTGAGGGTACCGGTCAGGCCGTAGATGATGCCGATGGCGGTGATGAACAACAGGGTGGAGATCAGGTTGATGGCCACGTACTTGACCGCCCCGGTGAGCTGACAGGCCCGGTTGCCCATGACCAAGAGACCAAACGAGGCCATCAGCATGACCTCGAACCAGACATAGAGGTTGAACAGATCGCCGGTGAGAAACGCGCCGCAGATGGCGCCGGTGAGCATGCAGAGCAGCGGGTGGAAACCGCTGCGCACCTGGTCGGCGGTGATATCTCGGATCGAATAGACGGTGACGGCAGCGTGGATCACCGCGGTGATGAGCACCATGGCCCCGCTCAGATAGTCCGCCACCAGGCAGATGCCGAATGGCGCCGGCCAGCTGCCGATCCACAGGGCGGCCGCTTTCACGTCCAGCAGGCCGACGAGCAGCAGCAGGGCAGCCATGAGCTGCAGAATGGCGCCCAGCCCGGCGATGACCTGGACCGCCGGGACCCGATCGCGGACCAACCCGGTCAAGATCGCCGTGGCCATCGGCAGCATGATCGGCAGTATCAGCAACAGGCTCACAGCTCGCTCTCCCGTCTCAGGCGGCGGATGTCCTGCTGGGTCCGGATGAGCGGCGGCGGGCAGGAATCGTCCGCCCGCCATTCCTCTTGGAACGGCGCTTCGTCGGCATCGAGCGTGCCGGTGTAGGCGTAGGTCCGATAGAGCAGGACGAGCAGAAAAGTGATCATGGCAAAACCGATGACGATGGCGGTCAGGATCATCGCCTGGGGCAGGGCATTGGCCGCCGGTTGCGACAGCAGGGTCGCCTCGGCCGGAATCAGCGGTGGATGGGAGTGGTTGAGCCGGCCGGCGGCGAAGATCAGCAGATTGATGGCGTTGCCGATGATCGTCAGGCCGAAGACGAACCGAATCAAGACCCCGGAAAGCATCAGGTAGAGCGCGGCGGCAAAGAGCAGGCCAACCAGACAGGCGAGCGGGGTTGCCATCTCAGAATTCCTCCAGGGCCAGCAGTACCGACAGGATGGCGCCAAGTACCGCCAGAAAGACGCCCACGTCGAACAGGATCGGGGTGCCGATCCAGGGCTTGGCCTCAGCCCCCCACCAGATGCCGGTGAGCAGCGGTTGACCGGTGAACAGGGCGGTGAGCGAGGCGGCGACGGCCAGGCCGAGGCCGAGCAGGGAGATGGTGGTGGAGCGCAGCCGGATGGCGGCGCGGACCGTGCCCGGCCCTTCGGCGATGGCCAGCAGGGCAAATCCGGTGCCGGCCACCAGGGCGGCGCTGAACCCGCCGCCCGGCTCGTGGTGGCCGCGCAGCAGCAGATAGACAGCAAACACCAGAATTAAACCGACCATCAGGCGGGTCGCAGTTTTCAGGATGATCGAGTGCATCTACGGCTCCATCGGTTTACGGATCAGGGTGACCGCCGCCCAGGCGGCAAGCACCACCACGATGATCTCGCCGAGCGTGTCGAAGCTGCGGAAGTCCACCAGGATGACGTTGACAATATTGCGGCCGTGGGCCGCCAGGTAACTGTTGGCCTCGAAAAAAGCAGTCAGACTGCGGTCCAGCGACACGCGGCCGATGCCCATCAGCAACAAGGCCAACAGCGTTCCAGCGGCCAGGGAGAGCAGGCCGTCGCCCAGCCGGCGCCGGGGCGGTCGGAGTCGGGAACGCTCGATGGCCGGGAGTCGTAGCATGGCCAGGGAAACGAAGATGATGGTCAGCGTCTCCACCATCAGTTGGGTCAGCGCGATATCGGGGGCGCCATAAGAGAGAAAGAGCAGGGCGACCCCGCCGCCGATGCCGCCGAGTCCGCCGATCGCCGCCAGCCGTTTACGGGCGGTGACCACCACCAGGGCAGCGGCGGCAATGAAAACGAGCAGGGCCAGAACAGCCGGGTCGGGCAGGGGCGATGAAAAGTCTACCCAGCCGAGGACGCCGCCGGTCAGCGGCCAGCCGACGGCGACGATCAACGCCCCGATGATTACCGCCAGGTAAAAGTGCAGGGAGCCGTTTTGCAGCGCCTCGGTAAGGGTGCCCGACCCCTTCATGAACCGGTTCAGGCTCCCGTAATAACCCTTCTCGGCACCGAACGGCAACCCGGTCAGCGGCGCGATGAGGACGCGGTGCAGCCGGTCGCGCAGCAGATAGGCTCCGATGCCGAAGCTCAGGGTGAGCATACTGAGCACCAGCGGCAGGTTGAAGCCGTGGAACAATGCCAGCCGGACTTCTTCACCGTTGGGGTGGAAGGCGTTTACTGCCGGTTCCACGAGAGCCCGCGAGACCCAGCCGGGAATTAACCCGAACAGGATGCCGAGCCCGCCCAGGAGCAGCGGGCCAAGCCACATGGTCCACGGCGCCTCGACAACCTGCTGCCGAATTGCCTTGAATGGACCGGTAAACGGGCCGATGGCGAGGACGGCGGCCACCGCGGTCATCAGCGAGTTGGCCACCAGGGCGGTGGAGGCGGCCAGCAGCGGGATCAATTCTTCGGCCAAGGCCCCGGCATACATGATCTCCTTGCCGATGAAACCGAAAAAGAGCGGGAAGCCGGACATGGACAAGGCAGCGGCGCCAACGGCCAGGGCGGTCAGCGGCATGGTCCGCCGCAGGCCGCTGATTTCGTTCAGGTTGCGGCTGCCGGCCTGGTGATCGATACTGCCGACCGCCAGGAAGAGCGCCGCCTTGTACAGGGCATGAACCAGGAGAAAAGTGACCGCGGCAGTCAGCGCCGCGGTGGACCGGCCGGCAAGAAACAGGGTCAGGATGCCGAGTGCCATCATCGTCGTATAGGCGAGCACTCGCTTGAGGTCGCGCGGGCCGATCGCCTGCGCCGCCCCCCAGACGGCGGTGATGCCGCCGATAGTGGCAAGGGAGACGGTCCACAGGTGACTGTCGCCCAGCAGCGGATGGCAGCGCATCAGCAGGTAGATGCCGGCCTTGACCATAGTGGCGGCATGCAAGAAGGCGCTGATCGGGGTCGGCGCGCTCATGGCGTTGGGCAGCCAGAAATGGAAGGGGATCTGGGCCGATTTGGTCATAGCGCCAAGCAGAATGGCCCCCAGGATATACGGATAGAGCGGGTGGCCACTCACCGGCTCGCTCAGATCCGTCCAGGAACTGATCACATACGAATAGCCGGCGCCTTTAAGCAACAGGATGCCGAGCAGGAGCGCCAGGCCGCCGGCAGCCGTGATCAGGAGGGATTGGCGACCGTTTTCCCGGGCCGTCGGCGATTCGTGATCAAAACTGATGAGCA encodes the following:
- a CDS encoding MnhB domain-containing protein translates to MHSIILKTATRLMVGLILVFAVYLLLRGHHEPGGGFSAALVAGTGFALLAIAEGPGTVRAAIRLRSTTISLLGLGLAVAASLTALFTGQPLLTGIWWGAEAKPWIGTPILFDVGVFLAVLGAILSVLLALEEF
- the mbhE gene encoding hydrogen gas-evolving membrane-bound hydrogenase subunit E translates to MAITDNEADSRWCNRIGMLATIVPAVLFILWCVCWPEIVKGRVLVADIPWMPSFDLSLRFRLDGLSLLFGLIVTGIGTLVCIYSAAYLSGHRHCGRYFFYLLAFMLSMLGLVTADNLLLLFLFWEATTIFSYLLISFDHESPTARENGRQSLLITAAGGLALLLGILLLKGAGYSYVISSWTDLSEPVSGHPLYPYILGAILLGAMTKSAQIPFHFWLPNAMSAPTPISAFLHAATMVKAGIYLLMRCHPLLGDSHLWTVSLATIGGITAVWGAAQAIGPRDLKRVLAYTTMMALGILTLFLAGRSTAALTAAVTFLLVHALYKAALFLAVGSIDHQAGSRNLNEISGLRRTMPLTALAVGAAALSMSGFPLFFGFIGKEIMYAGALAEELIPLLAASTALVANSLMTAVAAVLAIGPFTGPFKAIRQQVVEAPWTMWLGPLLLGGLGILFGLIPGWVSRALVEPAVNAFHPNGEEVRLALFHGFNLPLVLSMLTLSFGIGAYLLRDRLHRVLIAPLTGLPFGAEKGYYGSLNRFMKGSGTLTEALQNGSLHFYLAVIIGALIVAVGWPLTGGVLGWVDFSSPLPDPAVLALLVFIAAAALVVVTARKRLAAIGGLGGIGGGVALLFLSYGAPDIALTQLMVETLTIIFVSLAMLRLPAIERSRLRPPRRRLGDGLLSLAAGTLLALLLMGIGRVSLDRSLTAFFEANSYLAAHGRNIVNVILVDFRSFDTLGEIIVVVLAAWAAVTLIRKPMEP
- a CDS encoding NADH-quinone oxidoreductase subunit K; amino-acid sequence: MATPLACLVGLLFAAALYLMLSGVLIRFVFGLTIIGNAINLLIFAAGRLNHSHPPLIPAEATLLSQPAANALPQAMILTAIVIGFAMITFLLVLLYRTYAYTGTLDADEAPFQEEWRADDSCPPPLIRTQQDIRRLRRESEL